One genomic window of Hydra vulgaris chromosome 03, alternate assembly HydraT2T_AEP includes the following:
- the LOC136078398 gene encoding zinc finger and SCAN domain-containing protein 29-like produces the protein MAEEKAVAEEKVKSRKRARHWDDEETKILISKWSEDNIQEKLKSCTRKGKIWEEILLFLQASGYEDRDKEMCKTRIHTLTSAYRNYIDNKRNTSGTGPSKKPSCFDEIDKVLSDKPTTLPTFLKSSSGMNVIIEKTAEVNNFNNCVNELVNCEHIDIETTPSSSKSEELVKKDNSFYFKKSKKKKSRSEVMFEQLNATVNKFMTSQADIDHKILESILENHKQEESCVILKVRQVEDLYFIEIELSLADFTLEKLTFTKCTYPK, from the exons ATGGCGGAGGAAAAAGCTGTTGCTGaagaaaaagttaaatctaGAAAGAGAGCTAGACATTGGGATGATGAGgaaacaaaaatactaattagtAAATGGTCAGAAGATAATATCCAAGAAAAGTTGAAGTCATGCACAag aAAAGGAAAAATTTGGGAGGAAATTTTGCTATTCTTGCAAGCTTCTGGATATGAAGACAGAGATAAAGAGATGTGTAAAACAAGAATTCACACATTGACAAGTGCATATCGcaattatattgataataaacgAAATACAAGTGGGACTGGTCCTTCCAAAAAACCATCCTGCTTTGATGAAATTGATAAGGTTCTTAGTGACAAACCAACCACATTaccaacttttttgaaaagttcCTCAGGCAtgaatgttattattgaaaaaactgcagaagtgaataattttaataattgtgtTAATGAGTTAGTAAACTGTGAACATATAGACATTGAAACTACTCCGTCAAGTTCTAAATCTGAAGAGTtggtaaaaaaagataatagtttttactttaaaaaatccaaaaagaaaaaatcaagaagTGAGGTAATGTTTGAACAATTAAATGCCactgttaataaatttatgaccTCTCAGGCTGATattgatcataaaattttagaaagtatTTTAGAAAACCACAAACAAGAAGAATCATGTGTTATATTAAAAGTTCGTCAAGTtgaagatttatattttattgaaatagaaCTTTCATTGGCAGATTTCACTCTTGAAAAACTTACTT TTACCAAATGTACTTATCCGAAATGA
- the LOC136078399 gene encoding uncharacterized protein LOC136078399, producing MVNCWNEDDWIKNIRMSKAAFNYLCKEVSPFMPIQGTNFRKSLPLEMKLAVTLYFLSGSADYRTIANLFGLGKSTVCTIVHRICKHFVDNLMKKYISLPSREETMEIIVSFEKLYGFPQVVGAVDGCHIRIKAPHKNSEDYINRKEYHSIILQGLVDSKYLFRDIFVGWTGKSHDSRVFKNSPLYKECLARTFLPTNLSKIIDNIEIGPLILGDSAYPLKNWLMKPYSDRGNLSIEEAKFNVSLSKCRVVVENGFGRLKGRFQCLLKRLDTTVEHTV from the coding sequence GCAGCCTTTAATTATCTGTGCAAGGAAGTTTCACCTTTTATGCCTATACAAGGCACTAACTTTCGTAAATCTTTGCCTTTAGAAATGAAGTTAGCTGTGacactttactttttaagtgGATCTGCAGATTACCGAACAATAGCCAATTTATTTGGCTTAGGAAAATCAACTGTTTGTACAATAGTTCACagaatttgtaaacattttgttGATAACTTAATGAAGAAATACATTTCCTTACCCTCAAGGGAAGAAACAATGGAGATTATagtaagttttgaaaaattatatggTTTTCCACAAGTAGTTGGAGCAGTTGATGGATGTCACATAAGAATAAAGGCTCCTCATAAAAATTCAGAGGACTATATAAACAGAAAAGAATATCACTCCATTATTTTACAGGGATTGGTAGACAGCAAGTATTTATTTAGAGATATTTTTGTAGGGTGGACTGGCAAATCACACGATTCaagggtttttaaaaattctcccTTATATAAAGAGTGTCTGGCTAGAACCTTTTTACCtacaaacttatctaaaataattgataatattgaaattggTCCTCTTATCCTTGGTGATTCAGCATATCCCCTTAAAAATTGGCTTATGAAACCTTACTCAGATCGTGGAAATCTTAGTATAGAAGAAGCAAAGTTTAACGTTTCTCTTAGTAAATGTCGTGTGGTGGTGGAGAATGGATTTGGAAGATTAAAAGGTCGATTTCAATGTCTTTTAAAGAGATTAGATACAACAGTTGAACACACAGTTTAA